In Sulfitobacter sp. W027, a single window of DNA contains:
- a CDS encoding Fur family transcriptional regulator, which produces MSAIEFRDHDHAACMRSTMQAAEAQCAARGLRLTPVRRRALEILLSEHRALGAYDLLAHLSAEGLGAQPPVAYRALDFLVKAGLAHKIEALNAYVGCVHPGEDHAPAFLICRGCRSVAEAETSPTKSRLGDAARAAGFRIERSVVEAEGLCPACQETGA; this is translated from the coding sequence ATGAGCGCCATCGAATTCCGCGATCACGACCACGCTGCTTGTATGCGCAGCACCATGCAGGCCGCCGAAGCGCAATGCGCCGCGCGCGGGCTGCGGCTGACCCCGGTGCGCCGTCGTGCGTTGGAGATTTTGCTGTCAGAGCACCGCGCTTTGGGCGCCTATGACCTCTTGGCCCATCTCTCGGCCGAAGGCTTGGGCGCGCAGCCCCCTGTGGCCTACCGCGCGCTGGATTTTTTGGTCAAAGCCGGGCTGGCCCATAAGATCGAAGCGCTTAATGCCTATGTCGGCTGCGTGCATCCGGGCGAAGACCATGCGCCCGCTTTCCTGATCTGCCGCGGCTGCCGCTCGGTGGCAGAGGCCGAGACTTCGCCAACCAAAAGCCGCCTAGGCGATGCCGCCCGCGCCGCGGGGTTCCGCATTGAGCGTAGCGTCGTGGAGGCCGAAGGCCTTTGCCCCGCCTGTCAGGAGACCGGTGCATGA
- a CDS encoding metal ABC transporter ATP-binding protein, protein MSLIETRGLTLRHDGQVALRDVNFNIEPGEIVTIVGPNGSGKSSLLRALIGAMKPAAGKITRKPGLRIGYVPQKLQIDATLPLTVRRFVNLPRRQTPEAIRDALSTAGVPELAERQMVDLSGGQFQRVLLARALLEKPDLLILDEATQGLDQPGSAAFYRQIEAVRQDLGCAVLMVSHDLHVVMAASDRVLCLNGHVCCEGTPETVADAPEYRALFGSGTQGALALYRHDHDHHHHHHGDACEGHHQETENA, encoded by the coding sequence ATGAGCCTGATTGAAACCCGTGGCCTGACCCTGCGCCACGACGGGCAAGTCGCCCTGCGCGACGTGAACTTCAACATCGAACCGGGGGAGATTGTCACCATCGTCGGCCCCAACGGCTCGGGCAAGTCCAGCCTGCTGCGCGCGTTGATCGGGGCGATGAAACCGGCGGCGGGAAAGATTACCCGCAAACCGGGGCTGCGCATCGGCTATGTGCCGCAAAAATTGCAGATCGACGCCACCCTGCCGCTCACCGTGCGCCGTTTCGTCAACCTGCCGCGCCGCCAAACGCCCGAAGCGATCCGCGATGCCCTTTCCACCGCCGGTGTGCCGGAATTGGCCGAGCGGCAGATGGTCGACCTCTCTGGCGGGCAGTTCCAGCGCGTGCTTCTGGCCCGCGCCCTGCTGGAGAAGCCCGACCTGTTGATCCTTGACGAGGCGACCCAAGGGCTCGACCAACCCGGTTCTGCTGCGTTTTACCGCCAGATTGAGGCCGTACGCCAAGATTTGGGCTGCGCCGTGCTGATGGTCAGCCATGATCTGCATGTGGTCATGGCGGCGAGCGACCGGGTGCTTTGCCTCAACGGTCATGTCTGCTGCGAAGGCACACCCGAGACCGTGGCCGATGCGCCGGAATACCGCGCATTGTTCGGCAGTGGCACCCAAGGAGCGCTGGCCCTTTACCGCCATGACCATGATCACCACCACCACCATCACGGCGACGCCTGTGAAGGCCACCACCAAGAGACTGAGAATGCTTGA
- a CDS encoding metal ABC transporter permease has protein sequence MLDDFVLRAALAGLGVALAAAPLGCFVIWRRMAYFGDATSHAALLGVALALATDLPITAGVLLVALVMALVISTLSGRNVSADALLGVMAHSALALGLVAVSLLPGQRVDLSSYLFGEILAVTRFDLGVIWGGALAVALLLAWRWSALLAATLNPDLAQASGGNPKREQLILTLALAIMVAVAIKVVGALLIAAMLIIPAATARPFARTPETMAVWAMGLGALAALGGLMASLEFDTPTGPSIVSIAAGLFALSSAFSAALPALRRRG, from the coding sequence ATGCTTGACGATTTCGTTTTGCGCGCCGCCCTCGCCGGGCTTGGCGTGGCGCTGGCCGCCGCCCCCTTAGGCTGTTTCGTGATCTGGCGGCGCATGGCCTATTTCGGCGATGCCACCAGCCACGCAGCGCTTTTGGGCGTCGCTTTGGCGCTGGCAACCGATCTGCCGATCACCGCAGGAGTGCTTTTGGTGGCGCTGGTCATGGCGTTGGTTATCAGCACCCTATCGGGACGCAATGTTAGCGCCGATGCGCTATTGGGCGTTATGGCCCATTCCGCGCTGGCGCTTGGGTTGGTGGCTGTCTCGCTGCTGCCTGGGCAGCGGGTCGATCTGTCGTCGTACCTCTTTGGGGAAATCCTCGCTGTGACTCGCTTCGACCTCGGCGTGATCTGGGGCGGTGCGCTGGCCGTGGCTCTGCTGTTGGCATGGCGCTGGTCGGCGCTGCTGGCGGCCACGTTGAACCCGGATCTGGCGCAGGCGTCGGGCGGGAACCCAAAGCGCGAGCAGTTGATTCTGACACTGGCACTGGCAATCATGGTGGCTGTGGCGATCAAAGTGGTGGGCGCACTGCTGATCGCCGCCATGTTGATCATCCCCGCCGCCACCGCCCGCCCTTTTGCCCGCACGCCTGAGACCATGGCAGTCTGGGCGATGGGATTGGGCGCGCTGGCGGCACTGGGCGGGCTCATGGCCTCGCTGGAGTTCGACACGCCGACCGGGCCCAGCATCGTCAGCATCGCCGCCGGTCTCTTTGCCCTATCCTCGGCCTTCTCGGCGGCCCTTCCGGCGCTGCGCCGCCGGGGCTGA
- a CDS encoding RidA family protein, whose translation MSHQIIQPEGWAPAKGYANGVLSADGHLFVGGQIGWTAEQKFECHDFIGQMKQALQNIRDVVEAAGGTPEDITRLTWYVTDKKEYLAAQKDVGRAYREVLGKHFPAMAMVVVAGLVEDEAKLEIEADAVISR comes from the coding sequence ATGTCGCATCAAATCATTCAGCCCGAAGGTTGGGCCCCCGCCAAAGGCTACGCAAACGGTGTGCTGAGCGCGGATGGCCACCTGTTCGTCGGTGGTCAGATCGGCTGGACCGCCGAGCAGAAGTTCGAGTGCCATGACTTTATCGGCCAGATGAAACAGGCGTTGCAAAACATCCGCGACGTGGTCGAAGCCGCCGGTGGCACGCCCGAAGATATTACCCGTCTGACATGGTATGTCACAGATAAGAAAGAATATCTTGCCGCGCAAAAGGACGTGGGCCGGGCTTACCGTGAGGTTCTGGGCAAGCATTTTCCGGCGATGGCGATGGTTGTCGTTGCAGGGCTTGTCGAAGACGAGGCCAAGCTTGAGATTGAAGCCGACGCGGTGATCTCGCGCTAA
- a CDS encoding ABC transporter ATP-binding protein → MSLLKLKGIEASYGPTQALFGVDLSLKEGEVCALMGRNGMGKSSTIKVICRMLKHSGGSVTFDGRDIGGLPSFRAAQAGLGLVPEGRRCFAPLTVHENLIAAARPGEWDEARVVALFPRLGERRDQAAGSLSGGEQQMLAIGRALMTNPKLLLLDEATEGLAPVVRQEIWAAVAQLKRDSGLALLVVDKSLAELRRVADHAVILERGRTVWTGPMPALDSHIADQFLGV, encoded by the coding sequence ATGAGCTTGCTGAAACTCAAGGGCATCGAGGCGTCCTACGGCCCGACGCAGGCGCTCTTTGGCGTGGATCTTTCGCTGAAGGAGGGCGAGGTCTGCGCGCTGATGGGGCGCAACGGGATGGGCAAATCCTCCACCATCAAAGTGATCTGCCGGATGCTGAAACACAGCGGTGGCAGCGTGACTTTCGATGGGCGCGACATCGGCGGTCTGCCCAGTTTCCGCGCCGCGCAGGCCGGGCTGGGGCTGGTGCCGGAGGGACGCCGCTGTTTTGCGCCGCTGACGGTGCACGAAAACCTCATCGCTGCCGCCCGGCCAGGTGAATGGGACGAGGCGCGGGTTGTCGCGCTTTTCCCCCGTCTGGGCGAAAGGCGCGATCAGGCGGCGGGCTCGCTTTCGGGCGGGGAGCAGCAGATGCTGGCCATTGGCCGCGCCTTGATGACTAACCCGAAGCTGCTGTTGCTGGATGAGGCGACCGAAGGGCTTGCCCCCGTCGTGCGCCAAGAAATCTGGGCCGCCGTCGCGCAGTTGAAACGTGACAGCGGGCTGGCGCTTTTGGTGGTGGACAAATCCCTCGCCGAACTGCGCCGCGTGGCGGATCACGCCGTAATTCTCGAACGTGGCCGCACGGTCTGGACTGGCCCGATGCCCGCGCTCGATTCCCATATCGCCGATCAATTTCTCGGCGTGTGA